A region from the Aegilops tauschii subsp. strangulata cultivar AL8/78 chromosome 5, Aet v6.0, whole genome shotgun sequence genome encodes:
- the LOC109778461 gene encoding protein CURVATURE THYLAKOID 1D, chloroplastic: MAPSASHAGAALVRLPPRPAPSSLPQQGFGRAGASLLAVRATKDSDGFRPLVSEKPEWPAPPPAKREGLDGFGREASNGEEDGQAQGELAPWSVLNQLGVELDSDSSYTALVYGSSAIVAIWISSIVVSALESVPVVPQVMEVVGLGFTVWFTSRYLIFKENRDELITRIGSIKRQVLGSRDD, from the exons ATGGCTCCTTCCGCTTCGCACGCCGGCGCCGCGCTCGTGCGCCTCCCTCCCCGCCCCGCGCCGAGCTCCCTGCCACAGCAAG GTTTTGGCCGCGCCGGAGCCTCGCTGCTGGCCGTGCGTGCGACCAAGGACTCGGACGGGTTCAGACCTCTGGTCTCCGAGAAGCCCGAGtggccggcgccgccgccggcgaagCGGGAGGGGCTGGATGGTTTCGGCCGGGAGGCGAGCAATGGGGAGGAAGACGGGCAGGCGCAGGGCGAGCTGGCTCCGTGGAGCGTTCTCAACCAGCTCGGCGTCGAG TTGGATTCTGACAGTTCATATACTGCTCTAGTCTATGGGTCCTCCGCCATTGTTGCTATTTGGATATCATCAATAGTGGTTTCTGCACTTGAATCAGTCCCTGTG GTTCCTCAGGTGATGGAAGTGGTTGGCCTcggcttcacggtttggttcacCTCGCGATATCTGATATTTAAG GAAAACAGGGACGAGCTGATCACGAGAATCGGCTCCATCAAGAGGCAGGTGCTCGGGTCTCGTGACGACTGA
- the LOC109778459 gene encoding glucose-6-phosphate isomerase 1, chloroplastic, whose amino-acid sequence MASISGAAAPPSSSSACRLRLRRQLLMRPSHLRLRAPHSIADLSRSSSSGSSHSHAPAPPLASRAPAQGGGAVEKDPIKLWDRYVEWLYQHKQLGLFVDVSRMGFTDDFLQRMEPLMQRAFVAMGELEKGAIANPDEGRMVGHYWLRDPGLAPNSFLRTKIEKTVDHILAFSQDIVSGKIKPPSSQVGRFTQILSIGIGGSSLGPQFVSEALAPDNPPLKIRFIDNTDPAGIDHQIAQLGEELKSTLVIVISKSGGTPETRNGLLEVQKAFRDAGLDFSKQGVAITQENSLLDNTARIEGWLDRFPMFDWVGGRTSELSAVGLLPAALQGIDVKEMLVGAALMDEETRNTVVKENPAALLALSWYWATDGIGSKDMVVLPYKDSLLLLSRYLQQLVMESLGKEYDLDGNRVNQGLTVYGNKGSTDQHAYIQQLREGVHNFFVTFIEVLRDRPPGHDWELEPGVTCGDYLFGMLQGTRSALYSNDRESISVTVEEVTPRAVGALVALYERAVGIYASLVNINAYHQPGVEAGKKAAGEVLALQKRVLTVLNEASCKDPAEPLTLEQIADRCHCPEDIEMIYKIIQHMAANDRALIAEGSCGSPRSVKVYLGECNVDDL is encoded by the exons ATGGCGTCCATctccggcgcggcggcgccgccctcctcctcctccgcgtgcCGGCTGCGGCTCCGGAGGCAGCTGCTCATGCGCCCCTCCCACCTCCGCCTCCGCGCGCCCCATTCCATCGCGGACCtctcccgctcctcctcctccggctcctccCACTCCCACGCCCCGGCCCCGCCGCTCGCGTccagggcgccggcccagggcGGCGGCGCGGTCGAGAAGGACCCGATCAAGCTCTGGGACCGCTACGTCGAGTGGCTCTACCAGCACAAGCAGCTGGGCCTCTTCGTCGACGTCAGCCGGATGGGCTTCACCGACGACTTCCTCCAAAGGATGGAGCCGCTCATGCAGCGGGCCTTCGTCGCCATGGGGGAGCTCGAGAAGGGCGCCATCGCCAACCCCGACGAGGGCCGCATGGTCGGCCACTACTGGCTCCGCGACCCCGGCCTCGCCCCCAACTCCTTCCTCCGCACCAAGATCGAGAAGACCGTCGACCACATCCTCGCCTTCTCCCAGGACATCGTCTCTGGCAAG ATTAAACCTCCGTCGTCTCAGGTTGGTCGTTTTACTCAAATACTCTCTATAGGAATTGGAGGGTCATCTTTGGGGCCTCAATTTGTTTCCGAGGCACTTGCGCCTGATAACCCCCCATTGAAG ATACGATTTATTGACAACACCGACCCTGCTGGAATTGATCATCAAATTGCTCAACTAGGGGAGGAACTTAAATCTACTCTTGTAATTGTAATCTCTAAG AGTGGTGGTACACCTGAAACCCGGAATGGTCTACTAGAAGTACAAAAAGCCTTCAGAGATGCTGGACTGGATTTTTCAAAACAG GGTGTTGCAATCACTCAAGAAAATTCTCTATTAGATAACACTGCCAGAATAGAGGGATGGTTAGATCGATTTCCTATGTTTGACTGGGTTGGTGGTAGAACATCAGAATTGTCAGCGGTGGGGTTACTTCCAGCTGCATTACAG GGTATCGATGTCAAGGAAATGCTAGTTGGTGCAGCACTAATGGATGAGGAGACCAGGAACACCGTG GTTAAGGAAAATCCAGCAGCATTACTTGCGTTATCTTGGTATTGGGCTACAGATGGAATAGGCAGTAAG GATATGGTTGTACTTCCTTACAAGGATAGTCTGCTACTTTTGAGTAGATATCTACAACAACTGGTCATGGAATCTCTTGGGAAAGAATACGACCTTGACGGCAATCGG GTTAATCAAGGGCTAACTGTATATGGTAACAAAGGAAGCACAGACCAACATGC CTACATTCAACAGCTAAGAGAAGGGGTGCACAACTTCTTCGTTACTTTTATCGAGGTTTTGCGTGACAGGCCTCCCGGTCATGATTGGGAGCTTGAACCTGGAGTCACATGTGGTGACTACTTGTTTGGGATGTTGCAG GGTACACGTTCTGCTCTTTATTCTAATGACCGAGAGTCCATCTCCGTTACTGTGGAAGAAGTAACTCCCAGAGCTGTTGGAGCACTGGTTGCACTCTATGAACGTGCAGTTGGAATTTATGCTTCTTTAGTAAACATCAATGCATATCATCAGCCTG GTGTCGAGGCAGGGAAAAAAGCAGCAGGAGAGGTATTGGCCCTTCAGAAAAGGGTGCTGACTGTTCTGAATGAGGCCAG CTGCAAAGACCCTGCTGAACCATTGACCCTGGAGCAAATCGCAGATCGTTGCCATTGCCCTGAAGAT ATTGAGATGATATACAAAATAATTCAGCACATGGCAGCCAACGATAGAGCACTTATAGCGGAAGGTAGCTGCGGTTCTCCTCGAAGCGTcaaggtttaccttggagaatgcAATGTAGACGACCTATGA
- the LOC109778460 gene encoding uncharacterized protein isoform X1 gives MEQPSTSSPAAPPPRRPPTKVRLRRQRLEVLLQELRRTLDGLGDADLGASLSDVDAGSEAPGYGDSEGGDDDGDGDSAASMASDSDRATDQVFDLLKSRFESPEFLQEFHEIQKSVFQNGAVELDKSWDVIKAGDVWEDDDDNGYVLVKPEDAAEGIAFFVATYLSTLTKTKELSPDRLQKALKKTFSAEKRKGKLRKAWDGTKVIYNVASWGATAVGIYNNQAILKAAGTAIQMSWRVVSKFL, from the exons ATGGAGCAGCCCTCCACCTCCTCGCCGGCGGCGCCGCCCCCGCGGCGGCCGCCGACGAAGGTCCGGCTGCGGCGCCAGAGGCTCGAGGTGCTCCTGCAGGAGCTCCGCCGCACGCTCGACGGGCTGGGCGACGCCGATCTCGGCGCCTCGCTCTCCGACGTGGACGCCGGCTCCGAGGCGCCCGGGTACGGGGACAGCgagggcggcgacgacgacggtgACGGTGACTCGGCGGCTTCGATGGCGAGCGATTCCGACCGCGCCACGGACCAG GTGTTTGATCTCCTTAAATCTAGGTTTGAATCACCAGAATTTCTTCAGGAGTTCCATGAAATTCAAAAGTCTGTATTTCAAAACGGGGCAG TTGAATTGGATAAATCATGGGATGTGATAAAGGCGGGAGATGTGTGGGAAGATGATGACGACAATGGATATGTTCTTGTTAAGCCAGAGGATGCAGCTgaagggatagctttctttgtaGCCACATACTTATCGACACTTACAAAAACCAAG GAATTATCTCCTGATCGACTTCAAAAAG CCCTTAAGAAGACATTTTCAGCCGAGAAGAGAAAAGGCAAACTTCGGAAGGCATGGGATGGGACAAAAGTCATTTATAACGTAGCTTCATGGGGTGCCACAGCTGTTGG CATCTACAATAACCAAGCAATTCTAAAGGCAGCAGGCACAGCCATTCAGATGTCCTGGCGTGTGGTGTCCAAGTTCCTGTGA
- the LOC109778460 gene encoding uncharacterized protein isoform X2: protein MEQPSTSSPAAPPPRRPPTKVRLRRQRLEVLLQELRRTLDGLGDADLGASLSDVDAGSEAPGYGDSEGGDDDGDGDSAASMASDSDRATDQVFDLLKSRFESPEFLQEFHEIQKSVFQNGAVELDKSWDVIKAGDVWEDDDDNGYVLVKPEDAAEGIAFFVATYLSTLTKTKELSPDRLQKALKKTFSAEKRKGKLRKAWDGTKVIYNVASWGATAVGAHFSW from the exons ATGGAGCAGCCCTCCACCTCCTCGCCGGCGGCGCCGCCCCCGCGGCGGCCGCCGACGAAGGTCCGGCTGCGGCGCCAGAGGCTCGAGGTGCTCCTGCAGGAGCTCCGCCGCACGCTCGACGGGCTGGGCGACGCCGATCTCGGCGCCTCGCTCTCCGACGTGGACGCCGGCTCCGAGGCGCCCGGGTACGGGGACAGCgagggcggcgacgacgacggtgACGGTGACTCGGCGGCTTCGATGGCGAGCGATTCCGACCGCGCCACGGACCAG GTGTTTGATCTCCTTAAATCTAGGTTTGAATCACCAGAATTTCTTCAGGAGTTCCATGAAATTCAAAAGTCTGTATTTCAAAACGGGGCAG TTGAATTGGATAAATCATGGGATGTGATAAAGGCGGGAGATGTGTGGGAAGATGATGACGACAATGGATATGTTCTTGTTAAGCCAGAGGATGCAGCTgaagggatagctttctttgtaGCCACATACTTATCGACACTTACAAAAACCAAG GAATTATCTCCTGATCGACTTCAAAAAG CCCTTAAGAAGACATTTTCAGCCGAGAAGAGAAAAGGCAAACTTCGGAAGGCATGGGATGGGACAAAAGTCATTTATAACGTAGCTTCATGGGGTGCCACAGCTGTTGG TGCACATTTTTCATGGTAA